The following coding sequences are from one Rutidosis leptorrhynchoides isolate AG116_Rl617_1_P2 chromosome 11, CSIRO_AGI_Rlap_v1, whole genome shotgun sequence window:
- the LOC139874437 gene encoding uncharacterized protein encodes MGIEFTSSFIKEIGSGSSINFWSDIWVGNASLKEQFSRLYALEMDKNVTVHDRIQQEDKLKWSLGADGVFSTKELAVLIDGKRLHPGNVVIKTARNNSVPQKVAIFVWRAKLKRLPVRSELDKRGIDLDTVLCPLCGDEIETVEHSLVKCKTVIDFSKKFLRWWNIPVENLNALDPLANDSIFSSFSKFGNSIWEGVKWVCCYMLWKSRNSKIFRGKEWSNSSILSEVQATSFGWIIKRNKKISMDWHQWMLNPEFYVGNRNSRTGVG; translated from the exons ATGGGAATAGAATTTACAAGCTCTTTTATCAAGGAAATTGGGAGTGGAAGTTCTATCAATTTTTGGTCGGATATTTGGGTTGGAAATGCTTCGTTAAAGGAACAATTCAGCAGGCTTTATGCCCTAGAAATGGATAAAAATGTCACTGTGCATGATAGGATTCAGCAAG AAGACAAATTGAAATGGAGTCTGGGAGCAGATGGTGTATTTTCAACGAAAGAGCTAGCGGTTTTGATCGATGGAAAAAGGCTGCATCCAGGTAATGTGGTGATTAAAACTGCTCGGAACAATTCAGTACCTCAAAAAGTTGCTATATTCGTTTGGAGGGCTAAGTTAAAAAGATTACCGGTACGCTCAGAACTTGATAAGCGGGGTATAGACTTAGATACGGTGTTATGCCCATTATGTGGAGATGAAATCGAAACCGTGGAACACTCACTCGTAAAGTGTAAGACAGTTATTGATTTCTCGAAAAAATTTCTAAGATGGTGGAACATCCCGGTTGAAAACTTGAATGCATTAGATCCGCTTGCTAACGATTCGATTTTCTCATCTTTCTCTAAGTTTGGCAACTCtatatgggaaggggttaaatggGTGTGCTGCTACATGCTATGGAAATCAAGGAATAGCAAGATCTTTAGGGGAAAAGAGTGGAGCAACTCTTCTATTCTTTCCGAGGTACAAGCTACTAGTTTCGGTTGGATCATAAAACGAAACAAGAAGATCTCAATGGACTGGCATCAATGGATGTTGAACCCGGAATTTTATGTTGGTAACCGAAACAGTAGGACGGGGGTAGGCTGA
- the LOC139876241 gene encoding uncharacterized protein isoform X1 encodes MALEDDVYGDVPSMFEQNYRCYPVSFIEKSHLEKGDKIIMPPSALDRLAYLQIDYPMLFELRNPSASKVSHCGVLEFIADEGLIYIPYWMMENMLLQEGDIVNIKNASLSKGTYVKLQPHTMDFLDVSNPKAILETTLRSYSCLTTGDTIMVAYNNKKFYIDIVETKPSAAISIIETDCEVDFAPPLDYKEPEKPLKSKVPPEVEEEEEPDNKKPKFNPFSGSGRRLDGKSAEPVAAPLLKPHKTDGATSVSNGSTPSSSGSRKRSGKLVFGSNADQNSNGKPKLQADVKETKEEPSKKEEPKFQAFTGKKYSLKD; translated from the exons ATGGCATTG GAGGACGATGTTTATGGTGACGTTCCTTCGATGTTTGAACAGAATTATCGTTGTTACCCCGTTTCCTTCATCGAAAAg TCTCATTTGGAAAAGGGTGATAAAA TTATAATGCCTCCATCTGCTCTTGATCGACTCG CCTATTTGCAGATTGATTATCCAATGTTGTTTGAACTCAGAAACCCGTCTGCTAGTAAGGTTTCTCATTGCGGTGTACTCGAGTTCATTGCAGACGAGGGCTTGATATACATTCCGTATTGG atgatggAGAACATGCTGTTACAAGAAGGGGATATTGTGAATATCAAGAATGCTAGTTTATCGAAGGGAACTTATGTGAAACTTCAGCCTCACACCATGGATTTTCTTGATGTTTCAAACCCGAAAGCCAT TTTAGAGACGACATTAAGAAGCTACTCATGTTTAACGACTGGTGACACGATCATGGTGGCGTATAACAACAAGAAGTTTTATATTGACATTGTTGAAACTAAACCGTCTGCTGCAATAAGCATAATTGAAACCGATTGTGAAGTTGACTTTGCACCACCACTCGATTATAAAGAACCTGAAAAACCTCTGAAATCTAAGGTTCCTCCAGAAg ttgaagaagaagaagaaccggataaCAAAAAACCCAAGTTCAACCCATTTAGTGGTTCAGGAAGGCGGTTAGATGGTAAATCGGCTGAGCCAGTGGCTGCACCATTACTCAAACCACACAAGACAGATGGTGCAACCAGTGTTAGCAATGGCTCAACCCCATCAAGCTCTGGTTCAAGAAAACGTTCAGGGAAGCTTGTGTTCGGATCAAATGCAGATCAAAATTCTAATGGAAAACCAAAA TTGCAGGCTGATGTGAAAGAAACAAAAGAAGAACCATCGAAGAAGGAAGAACCGAAGTTTCAAGCATTTACAGGCAAAAAGTACTCTCTGAAAGACTGA
- the LOC139876241 gene encoding uncharacterized protein isoform X2 gives MALEDDVYGDVPSMFEQNYRCYPVSFIEKSHLEKGDKIIMPPSALDRLAYLQIDYPMLFELRNPSASKVSHCGVLEFIADEGLIYIPYWMMENMLLQEGDIVNIKNASLSKGTYVKLQPHTMDFLDVSNPKAILETTLRSYSCLTTGDTIMVAYNNKKFYIDIVETKPSAAISIIETDCEVDFAPPLDYKEPEKPLKSKVPPEVEEEEEPDNKKPKFNPFSGSGRRLDGKSAEPVAAPLLKPHKTDGATSVSNGSTPSSSGSRKRSGKLVFGSNADQNSNGKPKADVKETKEEPSKKEEPKFQAFTGKKYSLKD, from the exons ATGGCATTG GAGGACGATGTTTATGGTGACGTTCCTTCGATGTTTGAACAGAATTATCGTTGTTACCCCGTTTCCTTCATCGAAAAg TCTCATTTGGAAAAGGGTGATAAAA TTATAATGCCTCCATCTGCTCTTGATCGACTCG CCTATTTGCAGATTGATTATCCAATGTTGTTTGAACTCAGAAACCCGTCTGCTAGTAAGGTTTCTCATTGCGGTGTACTCGAGTTCATTGCAGACGAGGGCTTGATATACATTCCGTATTGG atgatggAGAACATGCTGTTACAAGAAGGGGATATTGTGAATATCAAGAATGCTAGTTTATCGAAGGGAACTTATGTGAAACTTCAGCCTCACACCATGGATTTTCTTGATGTTTCAAACCCGAAAGCCAT TTTAGAGACGACATTAAGAAGCTACTCATGTTTAACGACTGGTGACACGATCATGGTGGCGTATAACAACAAGAAGTTTTATATTGACATTGTTGAAACTAAACCGTCTGCTGCAATAAGCATAATTGAAACCGATTGTGAAGTTGACTTTGCACCACCACTCGATTATAAAGAACCTGAAAAACCTCTGAAATCTAAGGTTCCTCCAGAAg ttgaagaagaagaagaaccggataaCAAAAAACCCAAGTTCAACCCATTTAGTGGTTCAGGAAGGCGGTTAGATGGTAAATCGGCTGAGCCAGTGGCTGCACCATTACTCAAACCACACAAGACAGATGGTGCAACCAGTGTTAGCAATGGCTCAACCCCATCAAGCTCTGGTTCAAGAAAACGTTCAGGGAAGCTTGTGTTCGGATCAAATGCAGATCAAAATTCTAATGGAAAACCAAAA GCTGATGTGAAAGAAACAAAAGAAGAACCATCGAAGAAGGAAGAACCGAAGTTTCAAGCATTTACAGGCAAAAAGTACTCTCTGAAAGACTGA